The following coding sequences lie in one Thermanaerothrix sp. genomic window:
- the thiD gene encoding bifunctional hydroxymethylpyrimidine kinase/phosphomethylpyrimidine kinase translates to MFRGVALTIAGSDSGGGAGIQGDLKTFMALKVFGTCVITAVTAQNSTGVFHVENLSERSVREQIRAVLEDFPVGAVKIGMLSSSTTIEAVADELHGFRGPIVLDPVMVSQSGHSLMEAGAERALKERLIPMADLITPNLPEGERLLNLPRGSLTSRDMPQAASRLMELGAKGVLLKGGHLTGDGILDVLVTQQEAVMFEDLRIDSANDHGTGCALSSAIAAELAAGSDLKTAVTRGREYVRNAILWGKAFGKGHGCLGHHVRMPWTETSLEG, encoded by the coding sequence TTGTTTCGAGGAGTGGCTTTGACCATAGCGGGCAGCGACTCCGGCGGCGGGGCGGGCATCCAGGGGGACCTCAAGACCTTCATGGCCCTTAAGGTGTTCGGCACCTGCGTCATAACCGCGGTTACCGCCCAGAACTCCACGGGGGTGTTCCACGTGGAGAACCTGTCGGAGAGGTCCGTGAGGGAGCAGATCCGGGCGGTGCTGGAGGACTTCCCGGTGGGGGCGGTGAAGATAGGCATGCTGTCCTCCAGCACCACCATAGAAGCGGTGGCGGATGAGCTGCATGGTTTCCGGGGGCCCATCGTGCTGGACCCCGTAATGGTGTCCCAGAGCGGACACAGCCTCATGGAGGCGGGGGCTGAGAGGGCACTTAAGGAACGGCTCATCCCCATGGCGGACCTCATAACCCCAAACCTTCCGGAGGGGGAGCGGCTGCTCAACCTCCCAAGGGGATCCCTTACAAGCCGGGACATGCCCCAGGCGGCGTCCCGCCTCATGGAGCTGGGGGCCAAGGGGGTTCTGCTTAAGGGAGGACACCTTACGGGGGACGGGATACTGGACGTGCTGGTTACGCAGCAAGAGGCGGTGATGTTCGAGGACCTGCGGATAGACTCGGCCAACGACCACGGCACCGGCTGCGCCTTAAGCAGCGCCATAGCGGCGGAGCTGGCGGCGGGAAGCGATCTGAAGACCGCGGTCACCAGGGGGCGGGAGTACGTGAGGAACGCGATCCTCTGGGGGAAGGCCTTCGGCAAAGGGCACGGGTGCCTTGGGCACCATGTGAGGATGCCATGGACGGAAACGAGCTTAGAGGGATAG